In a genomic window of Myotis daubentonii chromosome 18, mMyoDau2.1, whole genome shotgun sequence:
- the ATP2B4 gene encoding plasma membrane calcium-transporting ATPase 4 isoform X1, with protein MTNTTEHALPANSTAESREKEFGLTVMELRKLMELRSTDALIQINDHHGGVMNLCSKLRTNPVEGLSGNPADLEKRKQVFGHNLIPPKKPKTFLELVWEALQDVTLIILEIAAIISLVLSFYRPHGEENEQCGLPINSPEDEGEAEAGWIEGAAILFSVIIVVLVTAFNDWSKEKQFRGLQNRIEKEQKFSVIRNGHIIQLPVAEIVVGDIAQIKYGDLLPADGILIQGNDLKIDESSLTGESDHVKKSLERDPMLLSGTHVMEGSGRMLVTAVGVNSQTGIIFTLLGASEEEEEEKKKKGKKQGVPENRNKAKAQDGVALEIQPLNSQEGVDNEEKEKKMVKLPKKEKSVLQGKLTRLAVQIGKAGLIMSAVTVLILILYFVIDNFVIQRKPWLAECTPIYIQYFVKFFIIGITVLVVAVPEGLPLAVTISLAYSVKKMMKDNNLVRHLDACETMGNATAICSDKTGTLTMNRMTVVQAYIGNTHYRQVPSPDVLVPKVLDLLVNGISINSAYTSKILPPEKEGGLPRQVGNKTECSLLGFVIDLKQDYQAVRSEVPEEKFYKVYTFNSARKSMSTVIQKPGGGYRMYSKGASEIILRKCNRILDKNGEAVPFKSTDRDEVVRTVIEPMASEGLRTICLAYRDFNDGEPPWDHENEILTELTCIAVVGIEDPVRPEVPDAIAKCRRAGITVRMVTGDNVNTARAIATKCGIIAPGDDFLCLEGKEFNRLIRNEKGEVEQEKLDKIWPKLRVLARSSPTDKHTLVKGIIDSTVGEQRQVVAVTGDGTNDGPALKKADVGFAMGIAGTDVAKEASDIILTDDNFTSIVKAVMWGRNVYDSISKFLQFQLTVNVVAVIVAFTGACITQDSPLKAVQMLWVNLIMDTFASLALATEPPTDSLLKRRPYGRNKPLISRTMMKNILGHAVYQLTIIFFLVFAGEKFFDIDSGRNAPLHSPPSQHYTIVFNTFVLMQLFNEINSRKIHGERNVFGGIFRNLIFCSVVLGTFISQIIIVEFGGKPFSCTKLSLSQWFWCLFIGIGELLWGQVISTIPTQSLKFLKEAGHGTAKEEITRDAEGLDEIDHAEMELRRGQILWFRGLNRIQTQIKVVKAFHSSLHESIQTPKNQNSIHNFMTHPEFAIDEEGPRTPLLDEQAEKIFEKVPKSGTRVLLLDGEVTPSANTNNNAVDCSQVQIVPSSTDSPLHSLETSV; from the exons ATGACCAACACCACAGAACATGCCTTGCCGGCCAACTCGACGGCTGAGAGCCGTGAAAAGGAATTTGGCCTCACAGTCATGGAGCTCAGGAAGCTCATGGAGCTGCGTTCGACGGATGCTCTGATCCAGATCAATGACCACCATGGAGGTGTAATGAATCTCTGCAGTAAACTGAGAACCAACCCTGTGGAAG GTCTATCCGGGAACCCAGCAGATCTGGAAAAACGTAAACAAGTGTTTGGACACAACTTAATCCCCCCGAAAAAGCCCAAGACCTTCTTAGAATTAGTGTGGGAAGCCCTTCAAGATGTCACCCTCATCATCCTGGAGATCGCAGCCATCATCTCCCTGGTTCTGTCCTTCTATCGTCCCCATGGTGAAGAAAACGAAC AGTGTGGTCTACCTATCAATAGCCCAGAGGACGAAGGGGAGGCAGAAGCCGGCTGGATCGAGGGCGCAGCCATCCTGTTCTCGGTGATCATCGTGGTGCTTGTGACGGCCTTCAATGATTGGAGCAAAGAGAAGCAGTTCCGAGGGCTGCAGAACCGCATTGAAAAGGAACAGAAATTCTCGGTTATTCGAAATGGTCACATCATCCAGCTCCCCGTGGCTGAAATCGTGGTGGGTGATATCGCCCAAATCAAATACG GTGACCTGCTGCCTGCAGATGGGATCCTGATCCAGGGGAATGATCTCAAGATTGACGAGAgctccctgactggggaatcgGACCATGTCAAGAAATCCTTAGAAAGAGACCCCATGTTGCTCTCAG GGACCCATGTCATGGAAGGTTCTGGCCGGATGTTAGTGACTGCTGTGGGTGTCAACTCCCAGACTGGAATCATCTTTACCCTCTTGGGGGCcagtgaggaggaagaggaggagaagaagaagaaag GTAAAAAACAAGGAGTCCCCGAAAATCGCAACAAAG CAAAGGCTCAGGACGGGGTGGCCCTGGAGATCCAGCCACTCAACAGCCAGGAAGGCGTCGACaatgaggagaaggagaagaaaatggtCAAGCTGCCCAAGAAGGAGAAGTCGGTGCTGCAGGGCAAGCTGACGCGCTTGGCGGTCCAGATCGGGAAAGCTG GTCTAATCATGTCTGCTGTCACCGTTCTCATCCTGATTCTGTACTTTGTGATTGACAACTTCGTGATACAGCGCAAACCATGGCTAGCCGAGTGCACCCCCATCTACATCCAGTACTTTGTCAAGTTCTTCATCATCGGTATCACTGTCCTGGTGGTGGCTGTGCCGGAGGGGCTGCCACTGGCCGTCACCATTTCACTGGCCTACTCTGTGAAG AAAATGATGAAAGACAATAACCTGGTGCGGCACCTGGATGCTTGTGAGACAATGGGCAATGCCACCGCCATTTGCTCTGACAAGACAGGCACGTTGACCATGAACCGCATGACTGTGGTACAAGCTTACATCGGAAATACCCATTACCGTCAGGTCCCAAGCCCTGATGTCTTGGTGCCTAAGGTTCTGGACCTTCTTGTCAATGGCATTTCTATCAACAGTGCCTACACCTCCAAGATCCTG CCGCCGGAGAAGGAGGGGGGCCTGCCGCGGCAGGTGGGCAACAAGACGGAGTGCTCGCTGCTGGGCTTTGTCATCGACCTGAAGCAGGACTACCAGGCCGTGCGCAGCGAGGTGCCCGAGGAGAAGTTCTACAAGGTGTACACCTTCAACTCGGCGCGCAAGTCCATGAGCACGGTCATCCAGAAGCCCGGCGGCGGCTACCGCATGTACAGCAAGGGCGCCTCCGAGATCATTCTGCGCAA GTGTAATCGCATCCTGGACAAGAACGGAGAAGCAGTGCCATTCAAGAGTACGGACCGCGATGAGGTAGTGCGCACTGTCATCGAGCCCATGGCCAGTGAGGGACTCCGGACCATCTGCTTAGCTTATCGAGATTTCAATGACGGAGAGCCCCCGTGGGACCATGAGAACGAAATCCTCACTGAACTGACCTGCATCGCAGTGGTGGGCATCGAGGACCCTGTGCGCCCAGAG GTCCCAGACGCTATTGCCAAATGCAGACGGGCTGGCATTACTGTCAGAATGGTGACAGGGGACAACGTCAACACAGCCCGGGCCATTGCCACCAAATGTGGCATCATCGCACCCGGGGACGACTTCCTGTGCCTGGAAGGGAAGGAGTTCAACCGACTCATCCGCAACGAGAAGGGCGAG GTAGAGCAAGAAAAGCTGGACAAGATCTGGCCTAAGCTTCGAGTCCTGGCGCGATCTTCCCCCACGGACAAGCACACGCTGGTGAAAG GCATCATTGACAGCACGGTTGGGGAACAGCGACAGGTGGTGGCGGTCACAGGTGATGGCACCAACGACGGGCCGGCTCTGAAGAAAGCGGACGTGGGTTTTGCGATG ggCATTGCAGGCACGGATGTGGCAAAGGAGGCATCAGACATCATCCTAACAGATGACAACTTTACCAGCATTGTGAAGGCAGTGATGTGGGGACGAAACGTCTACGACAGTATCTCCAAGTTCTTGCAGTTCCAGCTCACTGTCAATGTGGTGGCCGTGATCGTGGCCTTCACCGGAGCCTGCATCACTCAG GACTCCCCGTTGAAAGCTGTGCAGATGCTGTGGGTGAATCTAATCATGGACACGTTTGCCTCACTGGCCCTGGCCACAGAGCCCCCCACTGATTCCTTGTTGAAGCGTCGCCCCTATGGCCGAAATAAGCCTCTGATCTCACGGACCATGATGAAGAACATCTTGGGCCACGCAGTCTATCAGCTCACAATCATCTTCTTCCTTGTCTTTGCCG GTGAGAAGTTCTTCGACATTGATAGTGGGAGGAACGCACCTCTACATTCCCCGCCCAGCCAGCACTACACCATTGTTTTCAACACTTTCGTGCTGATGCAGCTCTTCAATGAAATCAACTCACGCAAGATCCACGGAGAGAGGAATGTCTTTGGAGGCATCTTCCGTAATCTCATCTTTTGTTCTGTGGTTTTGGGCACATTCATCAGCCAG ATTATCATCGTGGAATTTGGGGGTAAGCCTTTCAGCTGTACGAAGCTCAGCCTGTCCCAGTGGTTTTGGTGTCTCTTCATTGGCATCGGAGAACTGCTGTGGGGCCAG GTCATCTCCACAATACCTACCCAATCCCTGAAGTTCCTGAAGGAGGCCGGGCATGGCACTGCCAAGGAGGAGATCACCAGGGATGCAGAGGGGCTAGACGAAATTGACCACGCGGAGATGGAGCTGCGCCGAGGCCAGATCCTCTGGTTCCGCGGTCTGAACCGTATCCAGACTCAG